One part of the Salmo salar chromosome ssa28, Ssal_v3.1, whole genome shotgun sequence genome encodes these proteins:
- the LOC106589953 gene encoding nucleolar and coiled-body phosphoprotein 1 isoform X4 — translation MAEQNSVPSDLYKHVYSFLLENKFTKAAQQFIKQAKVPPQNEKQDAGLLDIFNFWVKSPEAKKRKALPNGPGTSDRPSAKKAKTAESSSEESSSDEEEAAAPAKATPTAKAAESSSSDDSSDEEAAAKKPAAAKAPVKSPVVAAAKAPVKSPVVAAARKKDSSSSSESSEDEAPAKAPVTKGKAAVATPKAGTTTKAAAAQKKAESSSSEDSSSEDETPTKTPPAKTPGPVKTPGPAKTPPAKTVESSSDDSSSDEEETPPSKKAKTGTYSAVPPPGAAVKKALVPTVASKAKKDRSSDSREEEKVSAVPVKSTPAKTVTPKPAAAAKKAESSSESSDSSSEDEDEAKKAAAAPAKATPAEDSSSDSSSEDEKEAKKPVAKATPAKATPAKTAPAKKADSSSSDSDSSSEDEAPPKPAAATKKPAAAPKVPAAAPKAPPKAAAATKKPATAPKSPAKAAAESSSDSDSSSEDEAPAKKANAAPVTKPATPASKPATQVVKPAAAESSSDSDSSSEDEAPAKKASLAPVTKPASKPATPVVNKLAPTKAVAESSSDSDSSDSEDEVAAAKKITKPTAAAKTPASAKTPASAKTPASAKTPASAKTPASAKTPASAKTPASAKAAESSSSDDSSSDEEEAATPASTKKAATPASTKKAATPASTKKAATPASTKKAAESSSDSSDSSDSDTETKTTPALTNGKPATPKASTPAAKATTPAKAAQSSSSQDSSSEEESGKAPAAVTTPNTNGTVNDKRKRAGEDSSSESEEEEEVTTPKNKKVVAAPQTFPKVSKKINVPFRRIVEEEIEVDNRLADNSFDAKRGANGDWGQRANDVLRFTKGKSFRHEKTKKKRGSYRGGAISQSVNSIRFDSD, via the exons ATGGCGGAGCAAAATTCCGTGCCGAGTGATCTTTACAAGCATGTATATTCATTTCTACTAGAGAACAAGTTTACCAAGGCTGCTCAACAGTTCATCAAACAAGCGAAAGTG CCACCCCAGAATGAAAAACAAGATGCCGGTCTGCTTGACATATTCAACTTCTGGGTGAA GTCTCCTGAAGCTAAGAAACGGAAGGCGCTGCCCAACGGTCCTGGAACAAGTGACAGGCCGTCTGCTAAGAAGGCAAAGACTGCAGAGAGCTCCAGTGAGGAGTCGAGCAGTGATGAGGAGGAAGCTGCAGCACCTGCCAAGGCCACACCCACAG CTAAAGCGGCGGAGTCCAGCAGCAGTGATGATTCCAGTGACGAGGAGGCTGCAGCAAAG AAGCCTGCAGCAGCCAAAGCCCCAGTGAAGAGCCCTGTAGTGGCAGCAGCCAAAGCCCCAGTGAAGAGCCCTGTAGTGGCAGCAGCCAGGAAAAAGGACTCCAGCTCTAGCAGTGAGTCATCTGAAGATGAGGCTCCAGCTAAAGCCCCTGTAACTA AAGGAAAGGCTGCAGTCGCGACCCCTAAGGCAGGGACGACTACCAAAGCAGCAGCAGCTCAGAAGAAGGCTGAGTCCAGCAGCAGTGAGGACAGCTCCAGTGAAGACGAAACGCCCACAAAG accCCTCCAGCTAAGACCCCTGGTCCTGTCAAGACCCCTGGTCCAGCTAAGACCCCTCCAGCTAAGACAGTCGAGTCGAGCAGCGATGACTCTTCTTCAGATGAAGAGGAGACTCCCCCCAGCAAGAAGGCCAAAACAG gtacatacaGTGCAGTCCCACCCCCTGGAGCTGCAGTAAAGAAGGCCTTGGTTCCTACAGTGGCCAGCAAGGCCAAAAAGGACCGTTCCTCAGAcagcagggaggaggagaaagtgtCAG CAGTTCCTGTGAAGTCTACCCCAGCAAAGACTGTGACCCCTaaacctgctgctgctgctaagaAGGCCGAGTCGAGCTCTGAGAGCTCAG ACTCTAGCTCTGAAGATGAAGACGAAGCAAAAAAGGCAGCG GCTGCCCCGGCTAAGGCTACCCCGGCAGAAGATTCTTCCTCGGACTCAAGCTCAGAAGATGAGAAAGAAGCTAAGAAGCCTGTTGCCAAGGCCACTCCTGCCAAGGCCACTCCTGCCAAGACTGCCCCTGCTAAGAAAGCCGACTCGTCAAGCTCAG ACTCTGACAGCAGCTCTGAGGACGAGGCCCCACCCAAACCTGCTGCAGCTACCAAGAAGCCTGCAGCAGCCCCCAAGGTCCCTGCAGCAGCCCCCAAGGCCCCACCCAAGGCTGCTGCAGCTACCAAGAAGCCTGCAACTGCCCCCAAGTCCCCAGCCAAGGCTGCTGCAGAAAGCAGCTCGGACTCCGACTCTTCATCTGAAGATGAGGCTCCAGCTAAGAAGGCTAACGCGGCCCCTGTTACTAAACCAGCCACCCCAGCCTCCAAACCAGCCACCCAAGTTGTTAAACCAGCTGCTGCAGAAAGCAGCTCGGACTCCGACTCTTCATCTGAAGATGAGGCTCCAGCTAAGAAGGCTTCCCTGGCCCCTGTTACTAAACCAGCCTCCAAACCAGCCACCCCCGTGGTGAACAAACTAGCCCCAACCAAGGCCGTAGCCGAGAGCAGCTCCGATTCCGACAGCTCGGACTCAGAGGACGAGGTCGCTGCAGCCAAAAAGATCACCAAACCTACAGCCGCAGCCAAGACTCCTGCTTCAGCCAAGACTCCTGCTTCAGCCAAGACTCCTGCTTCAGCCAAGACTCCTGCCTCAGCCAAGACTCCTGCCTCAGCCAAGACTCCTGCTTCAGCCAAGACTCCTGCCTCAGCCAAAGCAGCAGAGTCCAGCAGCAGTGACGACAGCTCTAGTGATGAGGAAGAGG CAGCAACCCCAGCCTCGACTAAGAAGGCAGCAACCCCAGCCTCGACTAAGAAGGCAGCAACCCCAGCCTCGACTAAGAAGGCAGCAACCCCAGCCTCGACTAAGAAGGCAGCAGAATCCTCCTCGGACTCCTCAGACAGTTCTGACTCGGATACTGAAACCAAGACGACGCCTGCTCTGACCAATGGGAAGCCAGCTACACCTAAAGCCTCCACCCCTGCTGCCAAGGCAACAACACCGGCTAAGGCTGCCCAGTCTTCATCGTCCCAGGACAGTAGCTCTGAGGAAGAGTCGGGGAAAGCACCGGCAGCAGTCACCACTCCCAACACTAACG GCACAGTAAACGACAAGAGGAAGAGGGCTGGAGAAGACTCGTCTtctgagagtgaggaggaggaggaagtgacgACGCCTAAAAACAAGAAAGTAGTAGCAGCACCACAGACTTTCCCCAAAGTCTCTAAGAAG ATCAATGTACCTTTCCGTAGAATAGTAGAGGAGGAAATTGAGGTGGACAACCGTCTGGCAGACAACTCCTTCGATGCCAAG CGCGGAGCAAATGGAGACTGGGGCCAGAGGGCCAATGACGTGCTTCGCTTCACCAAGGGAAAGTCCTTCCGTCACGAAAAGACCAAGAAGAAGAGGGGTAGCTACCGTGGAGGAGCCATCTCCCAGTCCGTCAACTCCATCAGGTTCGACAGCGACTGA
- the LOC106589953 gene encoding nucleolar protein dao-5 isoform X6: MAEQNSVPSDLYKHVYSFLLENKFTKAAQQFIKQAKVPPQNEKQDAGLLDIFNFWVKSPEAKKRKALPNGPGTSDRPSAKKAKTAESSSEESSSDEEEAAAPAKATPTAKAAESSSSDDSSDEEAAAKKPAAAKAPVKSPVVAAAKAPVKSPVVAAARKKDSSSSSESSEDEAPAKAPVTKGKAAVATPKAGTTTKAAAAQKKAESSSSEDSSSEDETPTKTPPAKTPGPVKTPGPAKTPPAKTVESSSDDSSSDEEETPPSKKAKTGTYSAVPPPGAAVKKALVPTVASKAKKDRSSDSREEEKVSAVPVKSTPAKTVTPKPAAAAKKAESSSESSDSSSEDEDEAKKAAAAPAKAAPAKAAPAKAAPAKAAPAKAAPAKAAPAKATPAEDSSSDSSSEDEKEAKKPVAKATPAKATPAKTAPAKKADSSSSDSDSSSEDEAPPKPAAATKKPAAAPKVPAAAPKAPPKAAAATKKPATAPKSPAKAAAESSSDSDSSSEDEAPAKKANAAPVTKPATPASKPATQVVKPAAAESSSDSDSSSEDEAPAKKASLAPVTKPASKPATPVVNKLAPTKAVAESSSDSDSSDSEDEVAAAKKITKPTAAAKTPASAKTPASAKTPASAKTPASAKTPASAKTPASAKTPASAKAAESSSSDDSSSDEEEAATPASTKKAATPASTKKAATPASTKKAATPASTKKAAESSSDSSDSSDSDTETKTTPALTNGKPATPKASTPAAKATTPAKAAQSSSSQDSSSEEESGKAPAAVTTPNTNGTVNDKRKRAGEDSSSESEEEEEVTTPKNKKVVAAPQTFPKVSKKNSRGGN, encoded by the exons ATGGCGGAGCAAAATTCCGTGCCGAGTGATCTTTACAAGCATGTATATTCATTTCTACTAGAGAACAAGTTTACCAAGGCTGCTCAACAGTTCATCAAACAAGCGAAAGTG CCACCCCAGAATGAAAAACAAGATGCCGGTCTGCTTGACATATTCAACTTCTGGGTGAA GTCTCCTGAAGCTAAGAAACGGAAGGCGCTGCCCAACGGTCCTGGAACAAGTGACAGGCCGTCTGCTAAGAAGGCAAAGACTGCAGAGAGCTCCAGTGAGGAGTCGAGCAGTGATGAGGAGGAAGCTGCAGCACCTGCCAAGGCCACACCCACAG CTAAAGCGGCGGAGTCCAGCAGCAGTGATGATTCCAGTGACGAGGAGGCTGCAGCAAAG AAGCCTGCAGCAGCCAAAGCCCCAGTGAAGAGCCCTGTAGTGGCAGCAGCCAAAGCCCCAGTGAAGAGCCCTGTAGTGGCAGCAGCCAGGAAAAAGGACTCCAGCTCTAGCAGTGAGTCATCTGAAGATGAGGCTCCAGCTAAAGCCCCTGTAACTA AAGGAAAGGCTGCAGTCGCGACCCCTAAGGCAGGGACGACTACCAAAGCAGCAGCAGCTCAGAAGAAGGCTGAGTCCAGCAGCAGTGAGGACAGCTCCAGTGAAGACGAAACGCCCACAAAG accCCTCCAGCTAAGACCCCTGGTCCTGTCAAGACCCCTGGTCCAGCTAAGACCCCTCCAGCTAAGACAGTCGAGTCGAGCAGCGATGACTCTTCTTCAGATGAAGAGGAGACTCCCCCCAGCAAGAAGGCCAAAACAG gtacatacaGTGCAGTCCCACCCCCTGGAGCTGCAGTAAAGAAGGCCTTGGTTCCTACAGTGGCCAGCAAGGCCAAAAAGGACCGTTCCTCAGAcagcagggaggaggagaaagtgtCAG CAGTTCCTGTGAAGTCTACCCCAGCAAAGACTGTGACCCCTaaacctgctgctgctgctaagaAGGCCGAGTCGAGCTCTGAGAGCTCAG ACTCTAGCTCTGAAGATGAAGACGAAGCAAAAAAGGCAGCGGCAGCCCCGGCTAAGGCTGCCCCGGCTAAGGCTGCCCCGGCTAAGGCTGCCCCGGCTAAGGCTGCCCCGGCTAAGGCTGCCCCGGCTAAGGCTGCCCCGGCTAAGGCTACCCCGGCAGAAGATTCTTCCTCGGACTCAAGCTCAGAAGATGAGAAAGAAGCTAAGAAGCCTGTTGCCAAGGCCACTCCTGCCAAGGCCACTCCTGCCAAGACTGCCCCTGCTAAGAAAGCCGACTCGTCAAGCTCAG ACTCTGACAGCAGCTCTGAGGACGAGGCCCCACCCAAACCTGCTGCAGCTACCAAGAAGCCTGCAGCAGCCCCCAAGGTCCCTGCAGCAGCCCCCAAGGCCCCACCCAAGGCTGCTGCAGCTACCAAGAAGCCTGCAACTGCCCCCAAGTCCCCAGCCAAGGCTGCTGCAGAAAGCAGCTCGGACTCCGACTCTTCATCTGAAGATGAGGCTCCAGCTAAGAAGGCTAACGCGGCCCCTGTTACTAAACCAGCCACCCCAGCCTCCAAACCAGCCACCCAAGTTGTTAAACCAGCTGCTGCAGAAAGCAGCTCGGACTCCGACTCTTCATCTGAAGATGAGGCTCCAGCTAAGAAGGCTTCCCTGGCCCCTGTTACTAAACCAGCCTCCAAACCAGCCACCCCCGTGGTGAACAAACTAGCCCCAACCAAGGCCGTAGCCGAGAGCAGCTCCGATTCCGACAGCTCGGACTCAGAGGACGAGGTCGCTGCAGCCAAAAAGATCACCAAACCTACAGCCGCAGCCAAGACTCCTGCTTCAGCCAAGACTCCTGCTTCAGCCAAGACTCCTGCTTCAGCCAAGACTCCTGCCTCAGCCAAGACTCCTGCCTCAGCCAAGACTCCTGCTTCAGCCAAGACTCCTGCCTCAGCCAAAGCAGCAGAGTCCAGCAGCAGTGACGACAGCTCTAGTGATGAGGAAGAGG CAGCAACCCCAGCCTCGACTAAGAAGGCAGCAACCCCAGCCTCGACTAAGAAGGCAGCAACCCCAGCCTCGACTAAGAAGGCAGCAACCCCAGCCTCGACTAAGAAGGCAGCAGAATCCTCCTCGGACTCCTCAGACAGTTCTGACTCGGATACTGAAACCAAGACGACGCCTGCTCTGACCAATGGGAAGCCAGCTACACCTAAAGCCTCCACCCCTGCTGCCAAGGCAACAACACCGGCTAAGGCTGCCCAGTCTTCATCGTCCCAGGACAGTAGCTCTGAGGAAGAGTCGGGGAAAGCACCGGCAGCAGTCACCACTCCCAACACTAACG GCACAGTAAACGACAAGAGGAAGAGGGCTGGAGAAGACTCGTCTtctgagagtgaggaggaggaggaagtgacgACGCCTAAAAACAAGAAAGTAGTAGCAGCACCACAGACTTTCCCCAAAGTCTCTAAGAAG AATAGTAGAGGAGGAAATTGA